The following proteins are co-located in the Citrobacter freundii ATCC 8090 = MTCC 1658 = NBRC 12681 genome:
- the dkgB gene encoding 2,5-didehydrogluconate reductase DkgB, translated as MAIPAFGLGTFRLKDDVVIASVKTALELGYRAVDTAQIYDNEAAVGQAIAESGVPRNELYITTKIWIENLSKEKLIPSLKESLKKLRTDYVDLVLIHWPSPGDAVSVEEFMLALLEAKQQGLTREIGISNFTIALMEKAIAAVGTDNIATNQIELSPYLQSRKVVDWAKAHGIHITSYMTLAYGNALKDEVIAHIAAKHNATPAQVILAWAMGEGYSVIPSSTKRENLASNLLALELHLDAEDKKMIAALDCNDRLVSPEGLAPAWD; from the coding sequence ATGGCTATCCCTGCATTCGGTTTGGGTACTTTCCGCCTGAAAGACGACGTGGTTATCGCTTCTGTTAAAACGGCGCTTGAGCTGGGCTACCGTGCTGTCGACACTGCGCAAATCTATGATAATGAAGCGGCTGTTGGTCAGGCGATTGCTGAAAGTGGCGTACCGCGTAACGAACTGTACATCACCACCAAGATCTGGATTGAAAATCTCAGCAAAGAAAAACTGATCCCAAGTCTGAAAGAAAGCCTGAAGAAACTGCGTACAGATTATGTTGATTTGGTGCTGATCCACTGGCCATCTCCAGGAGATGCTGTATCTGTTGAGGAATTCATGCTGGCGCTGCTCGAAGCAAAACAGCAGGGACTGACTCGTGAAATTGGTATCTCAAACTTCACCATTGCGCTGATGGAAAAAGCCATTGCCGCAGTAGGCACAGACAATATTGCGACCAACCAGATTGAGCTTTCTCCGTATCTTCAGAGCCGTAAGGTGGTTGACTGGGCGAAAGCACACGGTATCCACATCACCTCTTACATGACGCTGGCTTACGGTAACGCGCTGAAAGATGAAGTGATTGCGCACATTGCCGCTAAACATAACGCGACCCCGGCGCAGGTTATTCTGGCATGGGCAATGGGGGAAGGTTACTCCGTAATTCCTTCTTCTACCAAACGTGAAAACCTGGCAAGCAACCTGCTGGCGCTGGAACTGCATCTGGATGCCGAAGATAAAAAAATGATCGCGGCACTGGACTGCAACGATCGTCTGGTCAGCCCGGAAGGTCTGGCTCCTGCCTGGGATTAA
- the yafC gene encoding DNA-binding transcriptional regulator YafC: MKATSEELAIFVAVVESGSFSRAAEQLGQANSAVSRAVKKLEMKLGVSLLNRTTRQLSLTEEGERYFRRVQQILQEMAAAETEIMESRNTPRGLLRIDAATPVMLHFLMPLIKPFRERYPEMTLSLVSSETFINLIERKVDVAIRAGTLTDSSLRARPLFTSYRKIIASPEYIARFGRPETVEELKQHLCLGFSEPVSLNTWPIACSDGQLHEVECGISSNSGETLKQLCLNGNGIACLSDYMIDKEIARGELVELLADKRLPVKMPFSAVYYSDRAVSTRIRAFIDFLSEYIRTAPEGAVKEG; this comes from the coding sequence ATGAAAGCAACCTCTGAAGAACTTGCGATTTTTGTAGCGGTAGTGGAAAGCGGCAGCTTTAGCCGGGCGGCAGAACAGCTTGGACAAGCCAATTCCGCGGTCAGTCGGGCAGTAAAAAAGCTGGAGATGAAACTGGGCGTCAGTTTGCTTAATCGAACGACCCGACAGCTAAGTCTCACTGAGGAAGGAGAGCGCTACTTCAGGCGGGTGCAGCAGATACTGCAAGAGATGGCTGCAGCAGAAACGGAAATCATGGAGTCGCGTAATACTCCGCGCGGCCTGCTGCGCATCGACGCAGCAACACCGGTGATGTTGCATTTCCTGATGCCGCTAATCAAACCGTTCCGGGAGCGGTATCCCGAGATGACGTTGTCTCTCGTCTCCTCGGAAACATTCATCAATCTTATTGAACGAAAAGTGGATGTTGCTATACGAGCGGGTACACTGACTGACTCGAGTCTACGTGCGCGTCCGTTATTTACCAGCTATCGCAAGATTATTGCCTCACCGGAGTACATTGCCCGTTTTGGTAGACCAGAGACCGTCGAGGAGTTAAAACAGCATCTGTGTCTGGGGTTTTCCGAACCGGTTTCGCTCAATACCTGGCCGATTGCCTGTAGCGACGGACAGCTGCATGAGGTCGAGTGTGGCATTTCTTCCAACAGTGGGGAAACGCTAAAACAGCTTTGCCTGAACGGCAACGGCATCGCCTGTCTTTCAGATTATATGATAGATAAAGAGATCGCGCGGGGAGAGCTAGTGGAACTGCTGGCCGATAAACGTCTGCCGGTAAAAATGCCTTTCAGCGCCGTTTACTACAGCGATCGTGCGGTCAGTACACGTATTCGTGCATTTATAGACTTTTTAAGTGAATATATAAGAACAGCTCCCGAAGGAGCTGTAAAAGAGGGGTAA
- a CDS encoding MFS transporter yields the protein MPLALFALTISAFAIGTTEFVIVGLVPTIAQQLAISLPSAGMLVSIYALGVAIGAPVLTALTGRLPRKQLLVALMVLFTAGNLLAWQAPGYMTLIVARLLTGLAHGVFFSIGSTIATSLVPKEKAASAIAIMFGGLTVALVTGVPLGTFIGQHFGWRETFLAVSMLGVIALISSQLLIPANIPGRAAASIRDQVKVLTHPRLLLIYAVTALGYGGVFTAFTFLAPMMQDLAGFSPAAVSWILLGYGVSVAIGNIWGGKLADKHGAVPALKFIFAALFVLLMVFQLTASTQYAALATILVMGIFAFGNVPGLQVYVVQKAEQFTPNAVDVASGLNIAAFNIGIALGSVIGGQTVEHYGLAQTPWIGALIVLVAFLLMGLSGRLDKPARVALG from the coding sequence ATGCCTCTCGCTTTATTTGCACTAACAATTAGTGCCTTCGCTATAGGCACTACTGAGTTTGTGATTGTTGGTCTGGTGCCGACCATCGCTCAACAACTGGCGATCTCGTTACCTTCCGCCGGGATGCTGGTTTCCATCTATGCGCTGGGTGTGGCGATTGGCGCACCGGTACTGACCGCTTTGACCGGACGCCTGCCACGTAAACAGTTACTGGTTGCGCTGATGGTTCTGTTTACGGCGGGGAATTTGCTGGCATGGCAGGCTCCCGGGTATATGACACTCATTGTCGCTCGTCTGCTGACTGGGCTGGCACACGGCGTATTCTTCTCGATTGGTTCTACCATCGCGACAAGTCTGGTGCCAAAAGAGAAAGCGGCCTCCGCCATCGCTATTATGTTTGGTGGCTTAACGGTGGCGCTGGTAACCGGCGTGCCGCTGGGTACGTTTATTGGTCAACACTTTGGCTGGCGCGAGACTTTCCTTGCGGTATCAATGTTAGGCGTGATTGCACTGATCAGTAGCCAGTTGTTGATCCCCGCCAATATTCCCGGTCGTGCAGCCGCCAGCATTCGCGACCAGGTGAAGGTGCTGACTCATCCCCGTCTGTTGCTGATTTATGCCGTTACGGCACTGGGCTACGGCGGTGTATTCACGGCATTCACCTTCCTGGCACCGATGATGCAGGATCTGGCGGGATTCTCTCCGGCAGCAGTAAGCTGGATCTTACTGGGTTACGGTGTTTCAGTGGCTATCGGTAATATCTGGGGTGGTAAGCTGGCGGATAAGCATGGTGCCGTTCCTGCGCTGAAATTCATTTTCGCCGCGTTGTTTGTTCTGTTGATGGTTTTCCAACTGACGGCTTCTACGCAGTATGCCGCGCTGGCTACCATCCTGGTAATGGGGATCTTTGCCTTTGGTAACGTACCGGGGTTGCAGGTCTACGTGGTACAGAAAGCGGAACAATTTACGCCTAATGCTGTAGATGTGGCGTCAGGGTTGAACATTGCGGCGTTTAACATTGGCATTGCACTGGGTTCAGTGATTGGTGGACAAACGGTCGAGCATTATGGTCTGGCGCAGACGCCGTGGATTGGCGCACTTATTGTCCTGGTTGCTTTCCTGCTGATGGGACTCAGCGGTCGTCTTGATAAGCCCGCGCGCGTTGCTTTGGGGTAA
- a CDS encoding endonuclease/exonuclease/phosphatase family protein has translation MRKNTYAMRYVAGQPAERILPPGSFAHIGQALPAGVPLSSEDRIRVLVWNIFKQQRAEWQSVLKNFGKDAHLVLLQEAQTTPELVQFATANYLAADQVPAFVLPQHPSGVMTLSAAHPVYCCPLREREPILRLAKSALVTVYPLPDTRLLMVVNIHAVNFSLGVDVYSKQLLPIGDQIAHHSGPVIMAGDFNAWSRRRMNALYRFAREMSLRQVRFTDDQRRRAFGRPLDFVFYRGLNVSEASVLVTRASDHNPLLVEFSPGKPEQ, from the coding sequence GTGCGAAAAAACACCTATGCCATGCGTTATGTTGCCGGACAACCCGCCGAGCGGATTTTACCGCCGGGGTCGTTTGCGCATATTGGACAGGCATTACCCGCAGGCGTTCCGTTAAGCAGTGAAGATCGCATTCGCGTGCTGGTATGGAATATTTTTAAACAGCAGCGCGCAGAATGGCAGTCGGTGCTGAAGAATTTTGGCAAAGATGCGCATCTGGTGTTATTGCAGGAAGCACAAACCACGCCAGAACTGGTGCAGTTTGCGACCGCTAACTATCTTGCTGCCGATCAGGTTCCGGCCTTTGTGCTGCCTCAGCATCCCTCTGGCGTCATGACGCTCTCTGCTGCTCATCCTGTTTACTGCTGTCCATTGCGCGAGCGTGAGCCTATTTTACGGCTGGCGAAATCGGCGCTGGTGACGGTGTACCCGTTGCCTGACACTCGGCTGTTAATGGTGGTGAATATCCACGCGGTTAACTTTAGCCTTGGCGTTGATGTCTATAGTAAGCAGTTACTTCCTATTGGCGATCAGATTGCTCATCACAGCGGTCCGGTGATCATGGCCGGCGATTTTAATGCCTGGAGCCGTCGACGGATGAATGCGCTGTACCGCTTTGCGCGTGAAATGTCGCTGCGCCAGGTTCGCTTTACTGACGATCAGCGCCGCCGTGCGTTTGGTCGCCCTCTCGATTTTGTGTTCTATCGCGGTCTGAACGTGAGTGAAGCCTCTGTGCTGGTCACCCGCGCATCCGATCACAACCCGCTACTCGTTGAATTCAGTCCCGGCAAACCTGAACAATAA
- a CDS encoding class I SAM-dependent methyltransferase — protein sequence MTTRSHHDNVEKQFGSQANAYLTSTVHASGRDLQRLGERLSAFPQARVLDMGCGAGHASFVAAQHVKQVMAYDLSSQMLEVVAKAAKDRGLDNIATRQGYAESLPFEDNVFDVVISRYSAHHWHDVGRALREVNRVLKPGGVLIVMDVMSPGHPVRDIWLQTVEALRDTSHVRNYSSGEWLSLINDANLIADTLLTDRLPLEFSSWVARMRTPAALSDAIRAYQQSASAQVKDYFALQEDGSFTSDTIMVEAHKAG from the coding sequence ATGACAACACGCTCTCACCATGACAACGTCGAAAAACAGTTTGGCTCTCAGGCTAATGCCTATTTAACCAGTACGGTGCACGCCTCTGGCCGTGACTTGCAACGTCTGGGGGAAAGGTTGTCGGCATTTCCACAGGCTCGCGTATTGGATATGGGATGCGGAGCAGGGCACGCCAGCTTTGTGGCCGCGCAACACGTAAAGCAGGTCATGGCTTATGATTTATCGTCGCAGATGCTTGAAGTGGTTGCTAAGGCGGCAAAAGACCGAGGTCTGGATAATATCGCCACACGGCAGGGGTATGCTGAAAGCCTGCCATTTGAAGATAACGTATTTGATGTGGTGATTAGCCGCTATTCCGCGCATCACTGGCATGATGTCGGGCGCGCGCTGCGGGAAGTGAACCGCGTTCTGAAGCCCGGTGGTGTACTGATTGTGATGGATGTGATGTCGCCTGGTCACCCAGTACGTGATATCTGGTTGCAAACCGTGGAGGCGTTACGCGATACCTCACACGTACGCAACTATTCCAGCGGAGAGTGGTTGTCGTTAATCAATGACGCCAATCTGATTGCCGATACCTTGTTAACCGATCGTTTGCCGCTGGAATTCAGTTCGTGGGTGGCGCGGATGCGTACGCCTGCAGCGTTGAGCGACGCGATTCGTGCCTACCAACAAAGTGCCTCTGCACAAGTGAAAGACTACTTTGCGTTACAGGAAGATGGCTCGTTTACCAGCGATACGATAATGGTTGAGGCACATAAAGCGGGATAA
- the mltD gene encoding murein transglycosylase D: MKAKAILLASVLLVGCQNTGNVQQHAQSLSAAGQGEAGKFTSQARWMDDGTSIAADQDLWAFIGDELKMGIPENSRIREQKQKYLRNKSYLHDVTLRAEPYMYWIAGQVKKRNMPMELVLLPIVESAFDPHATSGANAAGIWQIIPSTGRNYGLKQTRSYDARRDVVASTTAALDMMQRLNKMFDGDWLLTVAAYNSGEGRVMKAIKTNKARGKPTDFWSLPLPQETKLYVPKMLALSDILKNSKRYGVRLPTTDESRALARVRLSSPVEMTQVADMAGISVSKLKTFNAGVKGSTLGASGPQYVMVPKKHAEKLRESLASGEIAAVQSTLVADNTPLNSRSYKVRSGDTLSGVASRLGVSINDLKQWNNLRGSSLKVGQNLTVGAGSSAQRLANNSDSITYRVRKGDSLSSIAKRHGVNIKDVMRWNSDTNNLQPGDQLTLFVKNNDMPDS; this comes from the coding sequence ATGAAGGCAAAAGCGATATTACTCGCCTCTGTCCTGCTTGTTGGGTGCCAGAATACTGGTAACGTCCAACAACACGCACAGAGCCTTTCTGCAGCTGGTCAAGGGGAAGCAGGAAAGTTTACAAGTCAGGCGCGATGGATGGACGACGGAACATCTATCGCTGCTGATCAAGATTTGTGGGCTTTCATTGGTGACGAGCTAAAGATGGGAATTCCGGAAAACAGCCGGATTCGCGAACAGAAACAGAAGTATTTACGCAATAAGAGCTATCTCCACGATGTAACTTTACGGGCAGAGCCGTATATGTACTGGATAGCCGGGCAGGTTAAGAAACGTAACATGCCTATGGAACTGGTACTACTACCCATAGTGGAGAGCGCTTTTGATCCTCACGCAACGTCTGGCGCCAATGCCGCAGGTATTTGGCAGATCATTCCGAGCACGGGGCGCAATTATGGTTTAAAACAGACCCGCAGTTATGATGCACGTCGCGACGTTGTGGCTTCCACCACCGCCGCGCTGGACATGATGCAGCGTCTGAACAAGATGTTTGATGGCGACTGGCTGCTGACCGTTGCTGCTTATAATAGCGGCGAAGGTCGTGTCATGAAGGCAATCAAAACGAACAAAGCTCGTGGTAAACCCACTGACTTCTGGTCGTTGCCATTGCCTCAGGAAACAAAGCTATACGTGCCCAAAATGCTGGCATTGAGCGATATACTCAAAAACAGCAAACGCTATGGCGTACGTCTGCCAACAACAGACGAAAGCCGCGCGTTGGCACGTGTTCGCCTGAGTAGCCCGGTTGAGATGACTCAGGTTGCCGATATGGCGGGTATTTCCGTCAGCAAGCTGAAGACCTTCAATGCAGGCGTGAAAGGCTCCACGTTGGGTGCCAGCGGCCCGCAATATGTGATGGTGCCAAAGAAGCATGCAGAGAAGCTGCGTGAGTCTCTGGCTTCAGGCGAAATTGCAGCAGTGCAGTCAACGCTGGTCGCGGATAACACGCCGCTGAACAGCCGTAGCTACAAAGTTCGCTCTGGCGATACGCTTTCTGGCGTCGCTTCACGTCTTGGCGTGAGCATCAATGACCTTAAGCAGTGGAATAATCTGCGCGGGTCGTCGCTGAAGGTAGGCCAGAATCTGACGGTGGGCGCTGGTAGCAGCGCACAGCGACTGGCGAACAACAGCGATAGCATCACCTATCGTGTGCGTAAAGGCGACTCGCTCTCGAGTATTGCCAAACGCCACGGGGTTAACATCAAGGATGTGATGCGCTGGAACAGCGATACGAATAATCTACAGCCAGGCGATCAGCTAACGTTGTTTGTGAAAAACAACGACATGCCGGACTCCTGA
- the gloB gene encoding hydroxyacylglutathione hydrolase: MNLNSIPAFQDNYIWVLSNNDQHCLIVDPGEAAPVLKAIAEHNWVPEAILLTHHHQDHVGGVKELLQHFPQIVVYGPAETQDKGTTHIVEDGDIALVLGHEFRVIATPGHTLGHICYFSHPYLFCGDTLFSGGCGRLFEGTATQMYQSLKKINALPDDTLICCAHEYTLANMKFALSILPHDSFINEYYRKVNELRVKKQMTLPVILKNERRNNLFLRTEDIDLINEINKETILQQPEERFAWLRSKKDTF; this comes from the coding sequence ATGAATCTTAACAGTATTCCTGCATTTCAGGACAATTACATCTGGGTCTTGTCAAATAATGACCAGCATTGTCTGATTGTGGACCCGGGTGAAGCGGCTCCTGTTCTGAAAGCCATTGCAGAGCATAACTGGGTGCCTGAAGCCATTCTGCTAACCCATCATCATCAGGATCACGTGGGCGGAGTGAAAGAACTTCTGCAGCATTTCCCACAAATAGTGGTATACGGACCGGCTGAAACGCAAGATAAGGGAACGACACACATAGTCGAAGATGGCGATATTGCACTCGTTTTGGGGCATGAATTTAGGGTAATTGCTACTCCGGGTCACACTTTAGGACATATCTGTTACTTTAGCCACCCTTACTTATTTTGTGGTGACACACTCTTTTCTGGCGGTTGCGGTCGACTTTTTGAAGGCACCGCAACCCAAATGTATCAATCACTTAAAAAAATCAACGCCCTTCCTGACGATACATTAATTTGTTGCGCACATGAGTACACATTAGCAAACATGAAGTTTGCCTTAAGCATTCTCCCGCACGATTCGTTCATAAATGAATATTATCGTAAAGTTAATGAGTTACGCGTAAAAAAACAAATGACACTACCCGTAATTCTGAAAAATGAGCGGCGAAATAATCTTTTTTTAAGAACAGAAGATATTGATTTAATTAATGAAATTAACAAAGAAACAATATTGCAACAACCTGAGGAGCGTTTTGCCTGGTTAAGGTCAAAGAAAGATACGTTCTGA
- a CDS encoding class I SAM-dependent methyltransferase: protein MKPARIPQTVVAPVSWDDLPWGEHYREALEYQLNPWFAKMYGFHLLKVGNLSAEIDSEACAVSHQVNVSLQGSPMQVTADPLHLPFADKSVDVCLLAHTLPWCSDPHRLLREADRVLIDDGWLILSGFNPVSLMGLRKLVPVLRKTSPYNSRMFTLMRQLDWLSLLNFEVLHYSRFHVLPWNKKGGKMLSTHIPALGCLQLVVARKRTIPLTLNPMKQNKSKTPIRHAVGATRQYRKPDA from the coding sequence ATGAAACCGGCAAGGATCCCTCAAACTGTCGTAGCGCCCGTTAGCTGGGATGATCTGCCCTGGGGCGAACACTATCGTGAGGCGCTGGAGTATCAGCTTAACCCGTGGTTCGCAAAAATGTACGGTTTTCATCTGCTTAAGGTTGGTAATTTAAGCGCAGAAATCGATTCCGAAGCGTGCGCGGTTTCTCATCAGGTAAATGTTTCTTTGCAGGGTTCTCCCATGCAGGTGACGGCCGATCCTTTGCATCTTCCCTTTGCCGATAAGTCCGTGGATGTCTGTTTATTGGCCCATACGTTACCGTGGTGTTCCGATCCGCATCGCCTACTGCGTGAAGCCGATCGCGTGTTGATTGATGACGGTTGGTTGATTTTGAGCGGTTTTAACCCGGTAAGCCTGATGGGTTTGCGTAAACTGGTGCCCGTATTGCGTAAGACATCGCCCTATAACAGTCGGATGTTTACCCTCATGCGTCAATTGGACTGGCTATCATTACTGAATTTTGAAGTGCTGCACTATAGTCGTTTTCATGTTCTGCCCTGGAATAAGAAGGGCGGGAAAATGTTAAGCACCCATATCCCCGCGCTGGGCTGTTTACAGCTGGTGGTTGCGCGCAAGCGAACCATTCCGCTTACACTCAACCCGATGAAACAAAATAAAAGCAAAACGCCTATCCGTCATGCCGTTGGCGCGACCCGGCAATACCGTAAACCGGACGCTTAA
- the dnaQ gene encoding DNA polymerase III subunit epsilon produces the protein MSTGITRQIVLDTETTGMNQIGAHYEGHKIIEIGAVEVVNRRLTGNNFHVYLKPDRLVDPEAFGVHGIADEFLLDKPTFADVADEFLDYIRGAELVIHNASFDIGFMDYEFAKLRRDIPKTNEFCKITDSLALARKMFPGKRNSLDALCSRYEIDNSKRTLHGALLDAQILADVYLMMTGGQTTMAFSMEGDSQQRNDTGIQRIVRQSSKLRVVFATDEELAAHESRLDLVQKKGGSCLWRA, from the coding sequence ATGAGCACTGGAATTACACGACAGATCGTCCTCGATACCGAAACCACCGGTATGAACCAGATTGGCGCCCACTATGAAGGCCACAAGATCATTGAGATCGGTGCGGTTGAAGTGGTGAACCGCCGCCTGACCGGCAATAACTTCCATGTTTACCTGAAGCCGGATCGGCTGGTGGACCCGGAAGCGTTCGGCGTACACGGAATCGCAGACGAATTCCTGCTTGATAAACCCACGTTTGCTGATGTAGCCGACGAATTTCTCGACTACATTCGCGGCGCGGAGCTAGTCATCCATAACGCATCGTTCGATATCGGTTTTATGGATTACGAATTCGCGAAGCTCAGGCGGGATATTCCGAAGACGAACGAATTCTGCAAAATAACCGATAGCCTGGCGCTGGCGAGGAAAATGTTTCCTGGCAAGCGAAACAGCCTTGATGCGTTGTGCTCGCGCTATGAGATAGACAACAGTAAACGAACCCTGCACGGCGCATTGCTTGATGCCCAGATTCTGGCCGACGTTTATCTGATGATGACCGGCGGGCAGACCACGATGGCGTTCTCAATGGAAGGCGACAGCCAGCAGAGGAATGACACGGGGATCCAGCGTATTGTGCGCCAGTCCAGCAAACTACGTGTTGTTTTCGCCACTGATGAAGAGTTAGCGGCCCATGAGTCACGCCTTGACCTGGTGCAGAAGAAAGGCGGAAGTTGCCTCTGGCGGGCATAG
- a CDS encoding winged helix-turn-helix domain-containing protein, whose amino-acid sequence MTTLNNVATQLLLYLLQNGKEISSRDEILQNVFQHNGARATDANLNQHISFLRKAITSTGHPAELIVTIPRIGFRMGDASINIQQLEEAQAPTRIANVALMPRKKKRNLWPVTITTLITGIAVLATAWLTWIPNKIAMTDAAILRTIDYEQCRVHILGNALTDTITEKKALDIFKSVGINPNCSYPKDLYLNTWASNHNLVEWSFAAECGLNLGYYHCISQYRHHEE is encoded by the coding sequence ATGACCACATTGAATAATGTGGCAACACAATTACTGCTCTATCTGTTGCAAAATGGTAAAGAGATATCCTCGCGCGATGAAATTCTGCAGAATGTTTTCCAGCATAATGGCGCCAGAGCGACGGATGCTAATCTCAATCAGCACATTTCATTTCTGCGCAAGGCAATAACGTCTACGGGCCATCCTGCAGAACTGATCGTCACCATTCCGCGAATAGGATTTCGGATGGGCGACGCCAGTATCAATATTCAGCAACTGGAGGAAGCACAAGCACCCACCAGAATAGCCAATGTTGCATTGATGCCCAGGAAAAAGAAACGAAACCTGTGGCCTGTCACGATAACAACGTTAATTACCGGCATCGCCGTGCTGGCGACAGCGTGGTTAACATGGATACCCAATAAAATCGCTATGACGGACGCGGCGATCCTGCGGACTATCGACTACGAGCAGTGCCGTGTGCATATATTAGGAAACGCCCTCACCGACACCATTACCGAAAAAAAAGCGCTGGATATTTTCAAGTCCGTGGGTATTAACCCTAACTGTTCGTATCCAAAAGATCTGTATCTCAATACCTGGGCGAGCAACCATAATCTGGTTGAGTGGTCATTTGCCGCTGAATGCGGGCTAAACCTCGGCTATTACCATTGCATCAGCCAGTATCGCCATCATGAGGAATGA
- a CDS encoding fimbrial protein, with product MKMKNVAVACALMAGMTFTASSAYAAKNVEPTNGKIHFTGSLVNSACGLAPESSPVQVNFGEIPTSQLKDNQRAGVKHAKIVLQGCDTTVAKTATVTYTPATIDSDNSALAAFTSGTAKGAGIGMVDSGNQDVEWGKAASQVNITDGETDIDFVAYLQANNASAAVTPGDFESTVNFQIDYQ from the coding sequence ATGAAAATGAAAAACGTGGCTGTGGCCTGTGCGCTGATGGCGGGAATGACTTTTACTGCATCTTCTGCTTATGCTGCAAAAAATGTTGAACCGACTAACGGTAAAATTCACTTCACTGGTTCTCTGGTTAATTCCGCATGCGGTCTGGCCCCAGAATCCAGCCCGGTGCAGGTAAATTTTGGTGAAATCCCAACCTCTCAGTTAAAAGACAACCAACGTGCAGGCGTTAAGCATGCCAAAATCGTGCTGCAGGGCTGTGATACGACCGTCGCGAAAACGGCTACTGTGACCTATACCCCGGCAACAATTGATTCAGATAACAGCGCGCTGGCCGCGTTCACCTCGGGTACTGCAAAGGGTGCGGGCATCGGTATGGTTGACAGCGGCAACCAGGACGTGGAATGGGGCAAAGCGGCCTCTCAGGTCAACATTACCGATGGCGAAACCGACATTGATTTCGTCGCTTACCTGCAGGCAAACAACGCATCTGCAGCGGTAACTCCGGGTGATTTCGAATCTACCGTTAATTTCCAGATCGACTACCAGTAA
- a CDS encoding fimbrial protein gives MPGWRILLLFIFISPAWVLADTHRLVSTPGKMRMRGNIIEAACYVDPRDRSLLVEFDDLSARDISGKPEKVSAHDFSIHLLGCSLGDSQHPGSLFQRANITFSGAPDSDNPDYLSVQSETENLAIEIYDGKGQQIHLGEPSPDYALNPGKNTLNFTAYLISRDGRMTSGEFTAVTHFVVNYL, from the coding sequence ATGCCTGGATGGCGTATTTTACTGCTTTTTATCTTTATATCGCCTGCATGGGTTTTGGCTGACACTCATCGTCTTGTCAGTACGCCCGGCAAAATGCGCATGCGGGGAAATATTATTGAAGCTGCCTGTTATGTCGATCCGCGCGACCGGTCGCTACTGGTTGAATTTGATGATCTCTCAGCCAGAGATATTTCCGGTAAACCTGAAAAAGTATCTGCGCATGATTTCAGCATTCATTTGCTGGGATGTTCCCTTGGGGATTCTCAACATCCGGGGAGTCTGTTTCAACGCGCCAATATTACCTTTTCCGGCGCACCCGATAGTGACAATCCTGATTATCTGAGCGTGCAATCGGAAACTGAAAATTTAGCGATAGAAATATATGACGGCAAAGGACAGCAAATTCATCTGGGTGAGCCATCACCGGACTATGCGCTTAACCCAGGGAAAAACACGCTCAATTTTACGGCTTATTTGATCTCCCGCGACGGAAGAATGACATCCGGCGAATTTACTGCGGTCACGCATTTTGTTGTGAATTATCTCTGA